The Streptomyces sp. NBC_00102 genome segment GAGGTGCCGGTGTCCTCCAGGAAGCCGTAGTCGGCCATCCACTCGTCGTTGAAAATCTTGCTGAGGTAGCCGCGGCCGCTGTCCGGCAGCAGGACGACCACGACGTCGTCGGGCCCGAGCTGCCGGGCGACCTCCAGGGCGGCGACGACCGCCATGCCGCAGGAGCCGCCGACGAGCAGCCCTTCCTCCTTGGCGAGGCGGCGGGTCATCTGGAAGGAGTCCTTGTCCGAGACGGCGACGATCTCGTCCGTGACGGTCCGGTCGTAGGCGGACGGCCAGAAGTCCTCGCCGACCCCTTCCACGAGGTACGGGCGTCCGGAGCCGCCGGAGTAGACGGAGCCCTCCGGGTCGGCGCCGACGACGGTGACCGCGCCCTCGCTGATCTCCTTCAGGTAGCGGCCGGTGCCGGTGATGGTGCCGCCGGTGCCGACGCCCGCGACGAAGTGGGTGATCCGCCCCTCGGTCTGCTCCCACAGCTCGGGACCGGTGGTCTCGTAGTGGGAGCGGGGGTTGTTGGGGTTGGAGTACTGGTCGGGCTTCCAGGCTCCGGGCGTCTCACGGACCAGCCGGTCGGAGACGTTGTAGTACGAGTCGGGGTGCGAGGGGTCGACGGCCGTCGGGCAGACGACGACCTCGGCGCCGTACGCGCGCATCACGTTGATCTTGTCCATGGACACCTTGTCCGGGCAGACGAAGACGCACTTGTACCCCTTCTGCTGGGCGACGATCGCGAGGCCGACGCCGGTGTTGCCGCTCGTCGGCTCGACGATGGTGCCGCCGGGGCGCAGTTCGCCGCTCGCCTCCGCCGCCTCGATCATGCGCAGCGCGATGCGGTCCTTCACCGAACCGCCGGGGTTGAAGTACTCGACCTTGGCCAGGACGGTCGCCTGAATGCCGGCCGAGACGCTCCGCAGCCTGACCAGCGGGGTGTTGCCGACAAGACTGATCATCGAATCGTGGAATTTCACCGTGTACTCCGGGATCTCCGAGATGGTCCGGCTCAGAGTATGCGTACGGGCACCACATTGGGCGAAGCGATTGGGCGCAGCCCCCTGCGGGGCAGGTAGGTACGTGTACGGCTGAGTGGCGAGAAGGAGGTGACCGCAGGGTGTCGACGGCGAGAGTGGCACGGCGGATCGCGGCGGGCGCCGCGTTCGGCGGCGGGAGCATCGGGCTCATCGGGGCGGCGACGGTCGGCCTCGTACTGGCCGAGGTACAGCTCGCGAAGCGGCAGGTGGGCGGCGGTATCGCCCCGGTCCCGCCGAGTGCGGACGGGCGGTACGGCGTCGCCTTCGCCGGTCCCGCCGATCCGCTCCGGCTGGCTCTGCTCGGTGACTCCACGGCGGCCGGTCAGGGGGTGCGGCGGGCCGGGCAGACCCCGGGGGCGCTGCTCGCCTCGGGGCTCGCGGCGGTCGCGGAACGGCCGGTGGACATGCGCAACGTGGCCCTGCCGGGGGCCAGGTCGGACGATCTGGAGCGCCAGGTGGCCCTGCTGCTGGCCGATCCGTCGCGCCGTCCGGACGTCTGCGTGATCATGATCGGCGCCAACGACGTCACCCACCGGATGCCCGCCACGCAGTCGGTGCGCTGTCTGACCACCGCCGTGCGCAGGCTGCGGACGGCGGGCGCGGAGGTGGTCGTGGCGACCTGCCCGGACCTCGGCACGATCGAGCCGGTCTACCAGCCGCTGCGGTACCTGGCCCGCCGGGTCAGCCGGCAGCTGGCGGCGGCGCAGACGATCGGCGCGGTGGAGCAGGGCGGGCGCACGGTCTCGCTGGGCGACCTGCTGGGGCCGGAGTTCGAGGCCAACCCGCGCGAGCTCTTCGGCCCGGACAACTACCACCCCTCCGCCGAGGGGTACGCGACCGCGTCGATGGCGGTGCTGCCGACGCTCTGCGCGGCGCTCGGGCTCTGGCCGGAGACGGACCACCTCGACGGCTCGCGGCGCGAGGACATGCTGCCGGTGGCGAAGGCGGCCTCGTACGCGGCCCGGGAGGCCGGTACGGAGGTCACGGGGGCGCGTGCTCCGTGGGCCCTGCTCAAGCACCGCAGGCGGCGGCGTCTGCCCGCGCACACCGAACCGCACCCGCACCCGGAGGAGCACGCGCCCGAGCGCCCGGAGGAGCTCTCGCCGGAGCAGCCGGCGGAGCCCCGGCCCCCGGGCCAGAGCCCGCCGCCGCAGAGTCCCGCCTCCGGCCCTGGCACCGGCACCGGCGGCCCGTCCGCTCCCGGGGGCAGCTCCGACGCGCGGGCGCGCGCGGCCCGGCGGCGCCCGTGAGGATGTCCGCGAGGTCTGCGGGCGGACCGGGCGAGCACGACTGAGCAAGCGCTTAGAAAAGAGGTCCGCATCACATGGCCGGGCCGGTGACCCGGGCCTGACGTACGGGTAACTTCCAGACAGTGATGCCGGAACGGTCCGGTGGGGTACGCCGCCCGGCGGTGGTGCCGCCGGACCGCCCGACCGGCCGTCCGGTCGTTTCCCGTCCGGCCACGGCCGTACCGTCGTCGAGCCTTACCGCCGTCGAGCCTTACCGTCGTTGAGCCTTACCGTCCCCTGGAGCCGCGTGATGCCCGAAGCCGTGATCGTCTCTGCCGCCCGTTCGCCCATCGGCCGCGCCTTCAAGGGGTCGCTCAAGGACCTGCGGGCGGACGATCTGACCGCCACGATCATCCGGACCGCCCTGGCGAAGGTCCCCGAGCTGGACCCGCGGGACATCGACGACCTGATGCTCGGCTGCGGTCTTCCCGGCGGCGAGCAGGGCAACAACCTGGGGCGCATCGTCGCCGTGCAGATGGGGATGGACCACCTGCCGGGCTGTACGGTCACCCGCTACTGCTCCTCCTCGCTGCAGACCAGCCGCATGGCGCTGCACGCCATCAAGGCCGGCGAGGGCGACGTCTTCATCTCCGCCGGTGTCGAGATGGTCTCCCGCTTCGCCAAGGGGAACTCCGACAGCCTGCCCGACACCCGCAACCCGCTCTTCGCCGAGGCCGAGGCGCGTACCGCCGCCCGCGCCGAGGCGACCGGCACGGACTGGCACGACCCGCGCGAGGACGGGCTGATCCCGGACGCGTACATCTCGATGGGCCAGACCGCCGAGAACCTCGCCCGGCTCAAGGGCGTCACCCGCGCGGAGATGGACGAGTTCGGCGTACGGTCCCAGAACCTCGCCGAGGAAGCCCTGAAGAACGGTTTCTGGGAGCGCGAGATCACCCCCGTCACCACGCCGGACGGCACCGTCGTCTCCAAGGACGACGGCCCGCGCGCGGGCGTCACGCTGGAGGGCGTCTCCGGTCTGAAGCCGGTCTTCCGCCCCGACGGCCTGGTCACCGCCGGCAACTGCTGCCCGCTCAACGACGGCGCCGCAGCCCTCGTGATCATGTCCGACACCAAGGCGCGCGAGCTGGGCCTGACCCCGCTCGCCCGGATCGTCTCCACCGGCGTCTCCGGCCTCTCCCCCGAGATCATGGGATACGGGCCGGTCGAGGCCAGCAAGCAGGCGCTGAAGCGCGCCGGGCTCACCGTGGACGACATCGACCTCGCGGAGATCAACGAGGCGTTCGCCGCCCAGGTCATCCCCTCCTACCGGGACCTCGGCCTGCCGCTGGAGAAGGTCAACGTCAACGGCGGCGCGATCGCGGTCGGCCACCCCTTCGGCATGACGGGCGCCCGCATCACCGCGACCCTGATCAACAGCCTGCAGTTCCACGACAAGCAGTTCGGTCTGGAGACCATGTGCGTCGGTGGCGGCCAGGGCATGGCCATGGTCATCGAGCGCCTCAGCTGAGCCGAGCCGGGCCGGGCCGGAGCGGGCCCCCGGCCGGGCCGGCAACGGGCCGCACCGAGCCGCACCGGGCCGGGCGGGGGGATTCCCTCCGCCCGGCTCCGCGCGTACCGGAAGGGGCGCACCCGCCCCCGCACGTACCGGGGACGGGGCGCGCCTGCCTCAGCGGCGCACCGGCGAATCCCACCGAGCCCGCACCGTGACCGAATCTCCCCCAGGATGTGATGTGGGTCCCCGGGGACCGACGTCGCCGCAGGTCAGAGAGGGTCGGACACACGGGCCGGGACCAAAGTCCTGTCCAGTTCATGACGTTTTGCACTGACGGTGAGCGGTGGGGCAGGACAAGCTGATGTAGGAAGTCGGGGGTATCGATAGAGACCGGGAGTATGTCAGTGAGCGCCATGTCGTTTGCCCTGTTGCTGACCACCGCCGCCGCCACGGCCGTGGGCGCCGCTGCCGTGCACACCGCTCGCGGACTGCACCGGCAGGTCGCCGGGCTGCGCGAGGACCTCGCCCGGGACAGGGAGCACACGCGCACGGTCCCGGCGCAGAGCCGTACCGGTGCGGCCCCCGCCGAGATACGCGCGGCCGTGTCGGAGGCCCTCGCCGAGGAGCGTGAGCGCGAACTCGCCGAGGCGCGCGCCTTCTGGGCGGCGCAGGAGGCCCGCGACGCGGCCGACGCCCCGTCGCTGCTGGGCGGACTGACCGGCCTGGGCGAGGACGCCCCGTACTTCCTTCCGCGCCAGGCGGACTTCGCCGGCCTGGAGGCACTGGCCTTCCCGTTCGCCGAGGAGGCCGACGAGACCGGCGAGACCGCGTACGCCGCCCACCCGGCCGTCCCCGTCCACCCGGACGACGCGGTCGTGGCCGACGCGATGCGGGAGTTCAGCGAGCTCATGGAGCCGGCCGAGCCCGGCGAGGCGCCGGCCTCCCGCGAGGTGGCCGGTCCGGGCGAGGAACCGGGGACGGCGGAGTACGCCGACGACTCCCCGGAGCTGGCCGCCGCCCGCCGCCGGCACCCTTCCCACCCGGACTTCGTGCCGGTGCGCACGCCGGTGATCACGGACCACGAGCGCACGGTGAACCGCCTGGAAGAGCTCGCCCTCACGGGTACCGGGCTGACGGACGTACGCCCCGGCCCGCTCGGCACCCTGGACGTGTACGTCTTCGCCGACGGCACCACACTCTGTATGACCCCGGGCCACCGGGAGACGGCCGAACGGCTGGCGGACTCCCTGCGCGCGGGCGAGCAGCCGTTCCTGCTGGGCGGTTCGG includes the following:
- a CDS encoding cystathionine beta-synthase; the encoded protein is MKFHDSMISLVGNTPLVRLRSVSAGIQATVLAKVEYFNPGGSVKDRIALRMIEAAEASGELRPGGTIVEPTSGNTGVGLAIVAQQKGYKCVFVCPDKVSMDKINVMRAYGAEVVVCPTAVDPSHPDSYYNVSDRLVRETPGAWKPDQYSNPNNPRSHYETTGPELWEQTEGRITHFVAGVGTGGTITGTGRYLKEISEGAVTVVGADPEGSVYSGGSGRPYLVEGVGEDFWPSAYDRTVTDEIVAVSDKDSFQMTRRLAKEEGLLVGGSCGMAVVAALEVARQLGPDDVVVVLLPDSGRGYLSKIFNDEWMADYGFLEDTGTSARVDAVLAHKEGPMPSLVHMHPDETVGQAIEVLREYGVSQMPIVKPGAGHPDVMAAEIVGSVVERELLDALFTKRASLTDPLEKHMSAPLPQVGSGEPVEDLMAVLSGSGAADAAIVLVEGKPKGVVSRQDLLSFLAKESGVTA
- a CDS encoding acetyl-CoA C-acetyltransferase, producing the protein MPEAVIVSAARSPIGRAFKGSLKDLRADDLTATIIRTALAKVPELDPRDIDDLMLGCGLPGGEQGNNLGRIVAVQMGMDHLPGCTVTRYCSSSLQTSRMALHAIKAGEGDVFISAGVEMVSRFAKGNSDSLPDTRNPLFAEAEARTAARAEATGTDWHDPREDGLIPDAYISMGQTAENLARLKGVTRAEMDEFGVRSQNLAEEALKNGFWEREITPVTTPDGTVVSKDDGPRAGVTLEGVSGLKPVFRPDGLVTAGNCCPLNDGAAALVIMSDTKARELGLTPLARIVSTGVSGLSPEIMGYGPVEASKQALKRAGLTVDDIDLAEINEAFAAQVIPSYRDLGLPLEKVNVNGGAIAVGHPFGMTGARITATLINSLQFHDKQFGLETMCVGGGQGMAMVIERLS
- a CDS encoding SGNH/GDSL hydrolase family protein — encoded protein: MARRIAAGAAFGGGSIGLIGAATVGLVLAEVQLAKRQVGGGIAPVPPSADGRYGVAFAGPADPLRLALLGDSTAAGQGVRRAGQTPGALLASGLAAVAERPVDMRNVALPGARSDDLERQVALLLADPSRRPDVCVIMIGANDVTHRMPATQSVRCLTTAVRRLRTAGAEVVVATCPDLGTIEPVYQPLRYLARRVSRQLAAAQTIGAVEQGGRTVSLGDLLGPEFEANPRELFGPDNYHPSAEGYATASMAVLPTLCAALGLWPETDHLDGSRREDMLPVAKAASYAAREAGTEVTGARAPWALLKHRRRRRLPAHTEPHPHPEEHAPERPEELSPEQPAEPRPPGQSPPPQSPASGPGTGTGGPSAPGGSSDARARAARRRP